Proteins from a single region of Chlorocebus sabaeus isolate Y175 chromosome 7, mChlSab1.0.hap1, whole genome shotgun sequence:
- the TKTL2 gene encoding transketolase-like protein 2 has translation MYSFEFITQGKVKRNLIMLTNVEHASDQVNTKNPFSWAWTEKGNGAQQRGQTTATLPLPGSRGKLRCGRSRWWLSSGLQAEARRGRGGHVTALLRWVVGVLRRHLLCQTDKREIMANDAKPDVKTVQVLRDAANRLRLHSIRATCASGSGHLMSCCSAAEVVSVLFFHTMKYKQTDPEHPDNDRFILSKGHAAPILYAAWVEVGDIRESDLLNLRKLHSDLEGHPTPRLPFVDMATGSLGQGLGAACGMAYTGKYLDKASYRVFCLMGDGESSEGSVWEAFAFASHYNLDNLVAVFHVNRLGQSGPAPLEHGADIYQNCCEAFGWNTYLVDGHDVEALCQVFWQASQVKNKPTAIVAKTFKGRGIPNIEDAENWHGKPVPKERADAIVKLIESQIQTNENPRPKPPVEDSPQIIITDIKMTSPPAYKVGDKIATQKTCGLALAKLGRANERVIVLSGDTMNSTFSEIFRKEHPERFIECVIAEQNMVSVALGCATRGRTIAFASAFATFFTRAFDQLRMGAISQANINLIGSHCGVSSGEDGPSQMALEDLAMFRSIPNCTVFYPSDAISTEHAVYLAANTKGMCFIRTSQPETAVIYTPQENFEIGQAKVVRHSVNDKVTVIGAGVTLHEALAAADHLSQQGISVRVIDPFTIKPLDAATIISSAKATGGRVITVEDHYREGGIGEAVCAAVSREPDILVHQLAVSGVPQHGKTSELLDMFGISTRHIIAAVTLTLMK, from the coding sequence ATGTACAGTTTTGAATTTATAACACAGggaaaggtaaaaagaaatttaattatgCTTACTAATGTTGAACATGCAAGTGACCAAGTAAATACTAAAAATCCATTCAGCTGGGCTTGGACAGAGAAGGGGAATGGTGCACAGCAGAGGGGGCAGACGACTGCGACGCTTCCGCTTCCTGGGTCTCGCGGGAAGCTGCGTTGTGGGCGCTCCCGCTGGTGGCTGAGCTCAGGCCTCCAGGCAGAGGCGAGGCGAGGGCGGGGAGGTCACGTGACAGCACTGCTCCGGTGGGTTGTGGGAGTGCTGCGGCGCCATTTGCTTTGCCAAACCGACAAAAGAGAGATCATGGCCAACGACGCCAAGCCTGATGTGAAGACTGTGCAGGTACTGCGGGACGCCGCCAACCGTCTGCGGCTCCATTCCATCAGGGCCACGTGTGCCTCTGGTTCTGGCCACCTCATGTCGTGCTGCAGTGCAGCGGAGGTCGTGTCTGTCCTCTTCTTCCACACGATGAAGTATAAACAGACAGACCCAGAACATCCGGACAATGACCGGTTCATCCTCTCCAAGGGACATGCTGCTCCCATCCTCTATGCTGCTTGGGTGGAGGTGGGTGACATCCGTGAATCTGACTTGCTGAACCTGAGGAAACTTCACAGTGACTTGGAGGGACACCCTACCCCCCGACTGCCGTTTGTTGACATGGCAACAGGGTCCCTAGGGCAGGGATTAGGTGCTGCATGTGGAATGGCTTATACTGGCAAGTACCTTGACAAGGCCAGCTACCGGGTGTTCTGCCTTATGGGAGATGGCGAATCCTCAGAAGGCTCTGTGTGGGAGGCTTTCGCTTTTGCCTCCCACTACAACTTGGACAATCTCGTGGCGGTCTTCCACGTGAACCGCTTGGGACAAAGTGGCCCTGCACCCCTTGAACATGGCGCAGACATCTACCAGAATTGCTGTGAGGCCTTTGGATGGAATACTTACTTAGTGGATGGCCATGATGTGGAGGCCTTGTGCCAAGTATTTTGGCAAGCAAGTCAAGTGAAGAACAAACCTACTGCTATAGTTGCCAAGACCTTCAAAGGTCGGGGTATTCCAAATATTGAGGATGCAGAAAATTGGCATGGAAAGCCAGTGCCAAAAGAAAGAGCAGATGCAATTGTCAAATTAATTGAGAGTCAGATACAGACCAATGAGAATCCCAGACCAAAACCGCCTGTGGAAGACTCACCTCAAATCATCATCACAGATATAAAAATGACCTCCCCACCTGCTTACAAAGTTGGTGACAAGATAGCTACTCAGAAAACATGTGGTTTGGCTCTGGCTAAACTGGGCCGTGCAAATGAAAGAGTTATTGTTCTGAGTGGTGACACAATGAACTCCACCTTTTCTGAGATATTCAGGAAGGAACACCCTGAGCGTTTCATAGAGTGTGTTATTGCTGAGCAAAACATGGTAAGTGTGGCATTAGGCTGTGCCACACGTGGTCGAACCATTGCTTTTGCTAGTGCTTTTGCTACCTTTTTTACTAGAGCATTTGATCAGCTCCGAATGGGAGCCATTTCTCAAGCCAATATCAACCTTATTGGTTCCCACTGTGGGGTATCCTCTGGAGAAGATGGACCCTCCCAAATGGCTCTGGAGGATCTAGCCATGTTCCGAAGCATTCCTAATTGCACTGTTTTCTATCCAAGTGATGCCATCTCAACAGAGCATGCTGTTTATCTAGCCGCCAATACCAAAGGAATGTGCTTCATTCGAACCAGCCAACCAGAAACTGCAGTTATTTATACCCCACAAGAAAATTTTGAGATTGGCCAGGCCAAGGTGGTACGCCACAGTGTCAATGATAAAGTCACAGTAATTGGAGCTGGAGTTACTCTCCATGAAGCCTTAGCAGCTGCTGACCATCTTTCTCAACAAGGTATTTCTGTCCGTGTCATCGACCCATTTACCATTAAACCCCTGGATGCTGCCACCATCATCTCCAGTGCAAAAGCCACAGGCGGCCGAGTTATCACAGTGGAGGATCACTACAGGGAAGGTGGCATTGGAGAAGCTGTTTGTGCAGCTGTCTCCAGGGAGCCTGATATCCTTGTTCATCAGCTGGCAGTGTCAGGAGTGCCTCAACATGGGAAAACTAGTGAATTGCTGGATATGTTTGGAATCAGTACCAGACATATTATAGCAGCCGTAACACTTACTTTAATGAAGTAA